Proteins from a genomic interval of Streptomyces sp. Tu6071:
- the ehuD gene encoding ectoine/hydroxyectoine ABC transporter permease subunit EhuD, translated as MNQEWKWDVWGDVFPTLLDGFWITLLATVLGSLLAAVLGLLVAMATRGPAWLRVPVRAVAEFIRSTPLLVQLVGAFALFNTVSALTIGIVVLGVHYSTYMSEAYRAGIDAVPKGQWEAARALSLSPGRTWRAVILPQAVRNVLPALGNYAIAMFKETPLLAAITVGEMVYEAREYASAHFVYAEVFTLAGLIFLVASYPTSLLMRKLENRLGH; from the coding sequence GTGAACCAGGAATGGAAGTGGGACGTCTGGGGGGACGTCTTCCCGACCCTGCTCGACGGCTTCTGGATCACTCTGCTGGCCACCGTGCTCGGCTCGCTGCTCGCGGCCGTCCTCGGACTGCTCGTCGCCATGGCGACGCGGGGCCCTGCCTGGCTCCGTGTCCCGGTGCGGGCCGTCGCCGAGTTCATCCGCTCGACCCCGCTGCTCGTCCAGCTCGTCGGCGCCTTCGCCCTCTTCAACACGGTGAGTGCGCTCACGATCGGCATCGTCGTACTCGGCGTGCACTACAGCACGTACATGAGCGAGGCGTATCGCGCGGGCATCGACGCGGTGCCGAAGGGACAGTGGGAGGCCGCCCGCGCGCTCTCGCTGTCGCCCGGTCGCACCTGGCGGGCCGTGATCCTGCCGCAGGCCGTCCGCAACGTCCTCCCGGCGCTCGGCAATTACGCGATCGCCATGTTCAAGGAGACGCCGCTGCTCGCCGCGATCACCGTCGGCGAGATGGTGTACGAGGCCCGGGAGTACGCCTCGGCACACTTCGTCTACGCGGAGGTCTTCACCCTCGCGGGACTGATCTTCCTGGTGGCGAGCTACCCGACGTCGCTGCTGATGAGAAAGCTGGAGAACCGCCTTGGCCACTGA
- the ehuB gene encoding ectoine/hydroxyectoine ABC transporter substrate-binding protein EhuB — MAEFPHLSRRGFLTRTAAVGGALTVSGFLAACSKTDAGGSGGETGLAKLKKQGYVKVAYANEAPYGYKEDGKLKGEAPTLHAAIFKALGVPELRPTFTEFDGLIPGLQAGKYDVISAGMAITPERCENALFSEPEFISPTAMLVKKGNPKKLTDLASAKASGATLGVMSGAVEKSYVEGAGISGGKIKSLQKQQDGADAVKTGRVDAFVLTGISLRWLVKNNPGLEVVAPFVPELDGKKQYSPGGAVFRKGSEELRDAFNKELKKITSDEAEFVRLLKPYGFGASEVPPANLRTATLCKA, encoded by the coding sequence ATGGCCGAGTTCCCTCATCTGTCCCGCCGGGGCTTCCTGACCCGCACGGCGGCGGTCGGAGGCGCCCTGACGGTGTCCGGTTTCCTCGCCGCGTGCAGCAAGACGGACGCGGGCGGCTCGGGGGGCGAGACGGGCCTCGCCAAGCTCAAGAAGCAGGGATACGTGAAGGTCGCGTACGCCAACGAGGCGCCGTACGGGTACAAGGAGGACGGCAAGCTCAAGGGCGAGGCCCCGACGCTGCACGCCGCGATCTTCAAGGCCCTCGGCGTTCCCGAACTGCGGCCCACGTTCACGGAGTTCGACGGGCTGATCCCCGGGCTCCAAGCGGGCAAGTACGACGTGATCAGCGCGGGCATGGCGATCACCCCGGAGCGCTGCGAGAACGCCCTGTTCTCCGAGCCCGAGTTCATCTCGCCGACCGCGATGCTCGTCAAGAAGGGCAACCCGAAGAAGCTCACCGACCTCGCGTCCGCGAAGGCGTCCGGGGCGACGCTCGGCGTCATGTCCGGCGCGGTGGAGAAGAGTTACGTGGAGGGCGCGGGCATATCCGGCGGCAAGATCAAGTCGCTCCAGAAGCAGCAGGACGGCGCGGACGCGGTGAAGACCGGCCGCGTGGACGCCTTCGTCCTCACCGGGATCTCGCTGCGCTGGCTCGTCAAGAACAACCCCGGCCTGGAGGTTGTCGCGCCCTTCGTGCCCGAACTCGACGGCAAGAAGCAGTACTCGCCGGGCGGCGCGGTCTTCCGCAAGGGCAGCGAGGAGCTGCGCGACGCGTTCAACAAGGAGCTGAAGAAGATCACTTCGGACGAGGCGGAGTTCGTGCGGCTGCTCAAGCCCTACGGCTTCGGCGCGAGCGAGGTGCCCCCGGCGAACCTGCGGACGGCGACGCTGTGCAAGGCGTGA
- the ehuC gene encoding ectoine/hydroxyectoine ABC transporter permease subunit EhuC, with translation MGDFFSYFFDHFDQVGSGLWVTVQATVYGALLAFVLSFAFGFMGRSRFAVVRTISRVIVEFFRGTSLYIQLFWLYYALPPLTGYELNALFCGVVAFGINYGAYGSEVVRGALNAVPRAQFEAAVALNLSPFQRMRRVILPQAWVQMIPSLTSLLIMLLKATPLLWLISAADLTQVVQSMRDRTGATVPAYVTLLVLYFVFAYVLTLVMNALERAAKARLGQREPTKGLFRARSAEPAVTSTGGAA, from the coding sequence ATGGGTGACTTCTTCTCGTACTTCTTCGACCACTTCGACCAGGTCGGCTCGGGACTGTGGGTGACGGTGCAGGCCACCGTCTACGGGGCACTCCTCGCGTTCGTGCTCTCGTTCGCCTTCGGCTTCATGGGGCGCAGCAGGTTCGCGGTCGTACGCACCATTTCGCGGGTGATCGTGGAGTTCTTCCGCGGCACCTCGTTGTACATCCAGTTGTTCTGGCTGTACTACGCGCTGCCGCCGCTCACCGGCTACGAACTCAACGCGCTCTTCTGCGGGGTCGTCGCCTTCGGCATCAACTACGGCGCCTACGGCTCCGAGGTGGTGCGCGGCGCCCTCAACGCGGTGCCGCGCGCGCAGTTCGAGGCCGCGGTCGCGCTCAACCTGAGCCCCTTCCAGCGGATGCGGCGGGTCATCCTGCCGCAGGCGTGGGTGCAGATGATCCCGTCCCTGACCTCCCTGCTGATCATGCTGCTCAAGGCGACGCCGCTGCTGTGGCTCATCTCGGCCGCCGACCTGACCCAGGTCGTGCAGTCGATGCGGGACCGCACCGGGGCGACGGTCCCCGCGTACGTCACGCTGCTCGTCCTCTACTTCGTCTTCGCCTACGTGCTGACGCTCGTCATGAACGCGCTGGAGCGCGCCGCGAAGGCGCGGCTGGGGCAGCGTGAGCCGACGAAGGGCCTCTTCCGCGCCCGCAGCGCCGAGCCGGCCGTCACGTCCACCGGGGGTGCCGCGTGA